The following proteins are encoded in a genomic region of Stutzerimonas balearica DSM 6083:
- a CDS encoding divergent PAP2 family protein, protein MDFSYALTPFLAWLVAGVSKFIINSIKAKQLAFGLIGYGGLPSNHSAIVSSMAALIALKEGVGHPAFGVAITLAFIVMLDANSLRRQVGKHAVAINKLAAGASDHQALRERMGHTRLEIAAGIAVGIAVAAAVSVMLA, encoded by the coding sequence ATGGATTTCTCTTACGCCCTGACCCCATTTCTGGCTTGGCTCGTCGCTGGAGTCTCAAAATTCATTATCAACAGCATCAAGGCCAAGCAACTCGCGTTCGGTCTCATCGGCTACGGTGGGTTGCCCAGCAACCACAGCGCGATCGTCAGTAGCATGGCTGCGCTCATTGCCCTCAAGGAGGGTGTCGGACACCCTGCCTTCGGTGTCGCCATTACACTGGCGTTTATTGTGATGCTGGATGCCAATAGCCTGCGCCGGCAGGTGGGGAAGCATGCGGTGGCCATTAACAAGTTGGCAGCCGGGGCATCTGACCATCAGGCACTGCGCGAGCGCATGGGCCACACCCGATTGGAAATTGCCGCCGGCATCGCCGTGGGTATCGCGGTTGCCGCCGCAGTGAGCGTGATGTTGGCTTGA
- a CDS encoding IS3 family transposase (programmed frameshift) has protein sequence MRKTTTYSPEVRERAVRMVLEHLNDYASEWAAIEAIAPKIGCAAQTLHGWIRRHQTDAGQRPGPTTEERERIKALERENRELRKANEILRLASAYFCPGGARPPHQVLRAFVDQYRDRLGVESICRVLQIAPSGYRRHAAQLRNPALRCCRAQRDEALSLEIQRVWDTNMQCYGAVKIWKQLRREGIEAARCTVERLMRRAGLQGIRRGQVVRTTVVGDKSLCPLDRVQRQFHADRPNQLWVSDFTYVSTWQGWLYVAFVVDVFARRIVGWRVSTSMKTDFVLDALEQALYARQPHRMGGLIHHSDRGSQYVSIRYTERLAEAGIEPSVGSKGDSYDNALAETINGLYKAELIYRQSWKSREAVEMATLKWVHWYNHQRLLSSIGYIPPAEAEANFHQQQTGQAIAA, from the exons ATGAGAAAGACTACGACCTACTCCCCTGAAGTCCGTGAACGTGCCGTGCGCATGGTTCTGGAGCATTTGAACGACTACGCCTCCGAGTGGGCCGCCATTGAAGCCATCGCGCCGAAGATTGGCTGTGCAGCGCAAACGTTGCATGGCTGGATTCGCCGTCATCAGACCGACGCAGGTCAGCGTCCAGGCCCGACCACCGAAGAGCGTGAACGCATCAAGGCGTTGGAGCGGGAGAACCGGGAATTGCGTAAGGCCAATGAAATTCTGCGTCTGGCCAGTGCGTATT TTTGCCCAGGCGGAGCTCGACCGCCGCACCAAGTCCTGAGGGCTTTTGTCGATCAGTACCGTGACCGTCTCGGGGTCGAGTCGATCTGCCGTGTCTTGCAGATCGCCCCGTCCGGTTACCGCAGACATGCGGCCCAACTGCGTAATCCGGCACTGCGTTGTTGCCGTGCTCAGCGCGATGAGGCGTTGAGCTTGGAGATCCAGCGCGTGTGGGACACCAACATGCAGTGCTATGGCGCGGTGAAGATTTGGAAGCAGCTCCGGCGAGAAGGTATCGAGGCAGCCAGATGCACGGTGGAACGGTTGATGCGTCGAGCTGGATTGCAGGGCATAAGGCGCGGTCAGGTCGTGCGGACAACGGTGGTCGGCGACAAGTCGCTCTGTCCGCTGGATCGTGTCCAGCGCCAATTTCATGCCGACCGCCCCAACCAGCTGTGGGTGTCGGATTTCACCTATGTCTCGACTTGGCAGGGCTGGCTGTATGTGGCGTTCGTGGTGGACGTTTTTGCGCGGCGCATCGTCGGCTGGCGAGTCAGTACCAGCATGAAGACCGACTTCGTGCTCGATGCCCTGGAGCAAGCGCTGTACGCCCGACAGCCACATCGTATGGGTGGCCTGATTCACCATAGCGACCGTGGCAGTCAGTACGTCTCAATCCGCTACACCGAGCGACTGGCAGAGGCCGGTATAGAGCCCTCAGTTGGGAGCAAGGGCGACAGCTACGACAACGCCTTGGCCGAGACTATCAACGGGCTGTACAAGGCTGAACTGATTTACCGTCAGTCATGGAAGAGTCGTGAAGCTGTTGAGATGGCGACCTTGAAATGGGTGCACTGGTACAACCACCAGCGGCTGTTGAGCTCAATCGGGTATATCCCGCCTGCGGAGGCTGAGGCAAACTTCCACCAGCAACAAACAGGTCAGGCCATAGCGGCCTGA
- a CDS encoding GtrA family protein: MFASSKLAINYAIFALIATAANIGAQDLVIRTYSGAFDILASVVVGTGVGLVVKYILDKRYIFRFRARSVAHDTQTFALYTVMGLVTTVIFWGFEFGFHHIFETKEMRYLGGVIGLAIGYLTKYHLDKRYVFRTEVV, translated from the coding sequence ATGTTTGCCTCGTCTAAGCTGGCGATCAACTATGCCATTTTCGCACTAATCGCAACTGCAGCAAACATTGGCGCTCAGGATCTTGTCATCCGTACCTACAGCGGCGCCTTCGACATCCTGGCCTCGGTCGTCGTGGGCACGGGCGTCGGGCTTGTGGTCAAGTACATCCTCGACAAGCGCTACATCTTCCGCTTCCGGGCACGCAGCGTCGCCCACGACACACAGACTTTCGCCCTCTATACCGTCATGGGCCTGGTCACGACCGTGATCTTCTGGGGCTTCGAGTTTGGCTTCCATCACATCTTCGAGACCAAGGAAATGCGCTACCTCGGCGGCGTTATTGGTCTTGCGATCGGCTACCTGACCAAGTACCACCTCGACAAGCGTTACGTCTTCCGCACGGAGGTCGTATGA
- a CDS encoding site-specific integrase, with protein MSQRQSKTGVPHLVYQAKTGFQYYLTFPKHFALNPQLPAQIRWSLGYDEALARNLAAHLNLRFKQFLQKTNEDRVRFSSHNVLFELEELHHLVQQNLESTRMVWRIRPSPSKLASIDPTPGYERLMRECQEHPVLFTEEPGGEIHFALFPSQKLTKVLNIGFTRFDWPLGTRDPAVANSAAIYIYNAITALETLPLTGIRYAPGHPLVSLMSFYEYLCFARPDQGRNLLHIPPSLPQSAYAVGFWLNQQQVDIDSLEICSRFVVVQEESGLYSLRIPLSHPRLKANPQRPSEINVELLTSSPIVALLMIQATLIQIDKILLQSFVEHTSTDAYERAMQEISDLIRRTLGPILPAEPMTSLPELAAANDATPAPQDPGTLALLSALSSVLPEAQKTKLATLFDTPASNDRLIPAGLSNPEQLNFAALVNEFEERQIREGAWSNPRTRITMHARLEGLAELIGGHRTLDSLSRSDFNALRDQLRSYPKNRHRLRATRYQPLSQIIQGGKYEPINARTAKKFFELARAVVGYAHDQGYLKENLAAGLVFSTKGAPSPRKRTYTHRQIEQLLNGPVYTLKEPPRWRLDDYRFWLPLLGLYTGARLSELCQLRLGDIREELGVWVISISSSGARQLKTADSERLVPLHKAILEAGFLEFHQQRLDANDGDLSAQLFDNIRVYGDLSPGHVASRWFIGSSKEDQGYLGQCGLGDDELTFHGLRHTFINQFRRQKLDMLIGKALVGHADRSTTGGYGDCYPSYVLKEELDKIDFEVPVEHIHYSQYLLLKDRQGSFKVGRPRGKASLKSSSWSEKRHWKSFIQK; from the coding sequence ATGTCCCAGCGCCAAAGCAAAACAGGTGTTCCGCACCTCGTCTATCAAGCCAAAACCGGCTTTCAGTACTACCTCACCTTTCCCAAGCATTTCGCGCTCAACCCACAGCTACCAGCGCAAATCCGCTGGTCTCTGGGTTATGACGAAGCGCTTGCTCGCAACCTGGCTGCGCATCTGAACCTGCGGTTCAAGCAATTCCTGCAAAAAACCAATGAGGACCGTGTTCGATTCTCCTCGCATAACGTTCTCTTCGAGCTCGAAGAACTACACCACCTCGTGCAGCAAAATTTGGAGAGCACGCGGATGGTGTGGCGTATTCGCCCCTCTCCCAGCAAGCTCGCATCCATTGACCCCACGCCGGGCTATGAGCGTTTGATGAGGGAATGCCAAGAGCACCCGGTTCTCTTTACTGAAGAGCCAGGCGGAGAAATACACTTCGCGCTGTTCCCTAGTCAGAAGCTAACGAAAGTCCTCAATATCGGCTTCACGCGCTTCGACTGGCCTCTCGGTACTCGCGACCCCGCAGTGGCAAACAGCGCAGCGATCTACATCTACAACGCCATCACAGCTCTAGAGACGCTGCCGCTCACAGGTATCCGTTACGCCCCCGGGCATCCTCTCGTCTCTCTGATGTCGTTCTATGAATATCTGTGCTTCGCGCGCCCGGACCAGGGCCGGAATCTGCTGCACATTCCGCCGAGCCTGCCCCAATCTGCATACGCCGTCGGCTTCTGGCTGAATCAGCAGCAAGTGGACATCGACTCGCTTGAAATCTGCAGTCGTTTCGTAGTCGTGCAAGAAGAAAGCGGGCTTTATTCTCTGCGTATTCCGCTCAGCCACCCTCGCCTGAAAGCGAACCCTCAGCGCCCGTCTGAAATCAATGTCGAACTGCTGACCAGTTCGCCGATCGTCGCGTTGCTGATGATCCAAGCAACGCTTATTCAGATCGATAAGATCTTGCTGCAGAGCTTTGTGGAGCACACTTCGACTGATGCTTATGAGCGTGCAATGCAAGAAATCAGCGATCTGATTCGGCGCACACTCGGACCAATTCTGCCAGCTGAACCGATGACTTCACTTCCGGAGCTGGCCGCTGCAAATGACGCCACTCCCGCCCCACAAGACCCCGGCACCCTGGCACTGCTCAGTGCGCTGAGCAGCGTTCTGCCCGAGGCACAAAAAACGAAACTGGCCACGCTGTTTGACACCCCGGCAAGTAATGACCGTTTGATTCCAGCGGGCTTGAGCAATCCTGAGCAGCTCAACTTTGCTGCACTCGTCAATGAGTTCGAAGAGCGCCAAATCCGCGAAGGGGCTTGGAGCAATCCGCGCACACGCATCACGATGCATGCACGTCTCGAAGGACTTGCCGAGCTCATTGGTGGTCACAGGACACTCGACTCATTGAGCCGTTCAGACTTCAACGCACTGCGCGATCAGCTCCGTAGCTATCCGAAAAACCGCCACCGCCTGCGGGCCACACGCTATCAGCCCTTGAGCCAAATCATCCAGGGTGGCAAGTACGAGCCCATCAATGCGCGCACAGCTAAGAAGTTTTTTGAGCTAGCGCGGGCGGTCGTCGGCTATGCGCACGACCAGGGTTATCTGAAAGAGAACCTTGCCGCTGGCCTGGTGTTCAGCACGAAAGGCGCCCCCTCACCACGCAAGCGCACCTACACTCACCGGCAGATTGAGCAACTGCTTAATGGCCCCGTGTATACCCTCAAAGAACCTCCGCGCTGGCGACTGGATGACTATCGCTTCTGGCTGCCACTGCTCGGCCTCTATACCGGTGCTCGCTTGAGTGAGCTTTGCCAACTTCGCCTCGGGGATATCCGCGAGGAGCTTGGTGTCTGGGTGATCAGCATCAGCAGTTCTGGTGCACGTCAGCTAAAAACGGCGGACTCCGAGCGCCTCGTGCCGCTGCATAAAGCCATTCTTGAAGCTGGGTTTTTAGAGTTTCATCAGCAACGCCTGGATGCGAATGACGGAGATCTGTCGGCCCAGCTTTTCGACAACATCCGCGTGTATGGCGATCTGTCGCCTGGGCATGTGGCAAGCCGCTGGTTTATCGGCTCCAGCAAGGAAGACCAAGGTTACCTGGGTCAATGCGGGCTGGGCGATGACGAGCTGACTTTCCACGGCCTGCGGCATACGTTCATCAACCAATTCCGTCGGCAGAAGCTCGACATGCTGATCGGCAAGGCCCTAGTCGGGCACGCGGACCGCAGCACCACGGGTGGCTATGGAGATTGCTATCCGAGCTATGTTCTCAAGGAAGAGCTCGACAAGATCGACTTCGAGGTCCCCGTTGAGCATATTCATTACTCCCAATACCTGCTTCTGAAAGACCGTCAAGGCTCCTTCAAGGTAGGACGGCCTAGAGGAAAAGCCTCCCTCAAGAGCTCAAGTTGGTCCGAAAAACGGCATTGGAAGTCATTTATCCAAAAATAA
- a CDS encoding lysylphosphatidylglycerol synthase transmembrane domain-containing protein produces MDESRTADAQAITQATASRIPVRSISLAIVVTVVMYVGMATLADWEAFGAAVSALPGMLWAQVVVLSFLSYLLRFSRWHHFIVALGHKVPILRNLEIYLAAFALTLTPGKAGETIRSVYLHPYGVSYPHSIGAFVSERLLDLVAVGALASLAVSMFPEQRLWMFAAIACIVIVTLLLRSRLLSLIGRRAAGSSVAGHAANLVASVRFLLSGRRVAVAAPLSLMAWMAQGISLYLIVHALGYELTASTVVAIYCLSILAGAVSFIPGGLGATEAAIVLLLSAAGVGLTDAITASLVSRSLTLWLAVGIGVVAMTKAALANRSTRSAQS; encoded by the coding sequence ATGGATGAATCACGGACGGCCGATGCTCAGGCGATAACCCAAGCTACCGCGAGCCGGATTCCGGTTCGATCGATATCTTTGGCCATCGTAGTGACGGTGGTGATGTACGTCGGCATGGCGACTCTGGCGGATTGGGAGGCGTTTGGTGCTGCGGTCTCGGCGCTGCCCGGGATGCTTTGGGCGCAGGTGGTGGTGCTTTCCTTCCTGAGCTATCTCCTTCGGTTTTCCCGCTGGCATCATTTCATCGTTGCTCTGGGGCACAAGGTGCCGATCCTTCGCAACCTCGAAATCTACCTGGCGGCATTTGCGCTGACACTCACCCCGGGCAAGGCTGGAGAAACGATCCGATCCGTTTATCTCCATCCCTACGGCGTCAGCTATCCACACAGCATTGGCGCCTTTGTGTCGGAGCGGCTTTTGGATTTGGTCGCAGTGGGGGCTCTGGCGTCGCTGGCGGTATCGATGTTCCCGGAGCAGCGGCTGTGGATGTTTGCTGCAATCGCCTGCATCGTTATCGTCACTTTGCTGCTCCGCTCGCGTCTGCTCAGCTTGATTGGAAGGCGAGCCGCAGGCAGCTCAGTTGCTGGCCATGCGGCAAACCTGGTTGCGTCCGTTCGTTTTCTATTGTCGGGTCGGCGAGTCGCTGTGGCCGCACCTTTGAGCCTTATGGCCTGGATGGCGCAGGGCATCTCGCTTTATTTGATTGTTCATGCGCTTGGCTATGAATTAACGGCCAGCACCGTCGTCGCGATTTACTGCCTGAGTATCTTGGCCGGCGCTGTGTCGTTCATCCCTGGTGGGCTGGGGGCGACAGAAGCCGCTATCGTGTTGCTTCTGTCGGCGGCAGGCGTTGGACTGACGGATGCCATCACCGCATCGCTCGTCAGCCGGAGTCTCACGTTATGGCTTGCCGTTGGTATTGGCGTTGTGGCGATGACCAAAGCCGCTCTTGCCAATCGATCTACGCGCTCGGCGCAAAGTTAA
- a CDS encoding tyrosine-type recombinase/integrase, with product MNVNRTPNLSIPFFNGLFISAAPGHEKSLELAIPHLSLVVNALNRYHYSPLLSEYLDTVLSRFLRSNDYSAKNEYMLRARMEKIKRVLTAENPERRVCELSSADIQTLKDQLPALLKQNSTSQSQGGNLQGYFQLFNRMINEAVNDQLLAEPVKVHGCQTKSQVETKALLDSNLVGLFDSWPYQAYEPGTPIAHVRHDAHSYCFWLMPLGIFTGARLNELCQLRVHDVFHDVHGVPLISINDNGFNKSLKNSSSRREIPVCSKLIEMGFLDFVMERRQAEGPDALLFSELRFDEKHLYSRAASRFFCGPVTGAGFIGQHCPVALNGGFNFKSFRRTFATRLQKSGVPETTIAHLLGHTESPRVSWRPQLLRR from the coding sequence ATGAATGTAAATCGTACCCCCAATCTATCCATCCCTTTCTTCAATGGCCTTTTCATAAGTGCCGCTCCTGGCCATGAAAAGTCTCTTGAGCTAGCCATTCCGCACTTGTCACTGGTCGTGAATGCGCTCAACCGTTATCACTACTCTCCCCTTTTGAGTGAATACCTAGATACCGTGCTCTCTCGCTTTTTGCGCTCGAACGACTACAGCGCCAAGAACGAGTACATGCTCCGAGCACGCATGGAGAAGATCAAACGCGTTCTCACTGCAGAAAATCCAGAGCGGCGAGTTTGTGAACTCAGCAGTGCGGATATTCAGACTCTTAAGGACCAGCTTCCTGCTCTCCTGAAGCAGAACAGCACATCGCAGAGCCAAGGGGGCAACCTGCAAGGCTATTTCCAGCTCTTCAACAGAATGATCAACGAAGCTGTCAACGATCAGTTGCTTGCTGAGCCTGTGAAAGTACATGGCTGCCAGACTAAATCTCAGGTAGAGACGAAAGCGCTTCTGGACTCCAACCTCGTTGGTCTCTTCGATAGCTGGCCTTATCAGGCATACGAACCTGGGACACCGATAGCCCATGTACGCCACGATGCCCACAGCTATTGTTTCTGGTTGATGCCACTCGGTATCTTCACGGGAGCCAGGCTCAACGAGCTTTGCCAGCTACGTGTTCACGACGTGTTCCACGATGTTCACGGCGTGCCGCTGATTAGCATTAACGACAACGGCTTCAACAAGTCTCTGAAAAATTCGTCATCGAGGCGCGAGATTCCTGTCTGCTCGAAGCTGATCGAAATGGGTTTCCTAGACTTCGTGATGGAGCGGCGCCAGGCAGAAGGCCCGGATGCCCTGCTTTTTTCAGAACTGCGCTTTGACGAAAAGCATCTGTACTCACGTGCCGCGAGCCGTTTCTTCTGCGGGCCTGTGACAGGAGCGGGCTTCATCGGACAGCATTGCCCAGTAGCCCTCAACGGTGGCTTCAACTTTAAAAGCTTCCGTCGCACTTTCGCGACACGGCTTCAGAAGTCGGGTGTACCCGAAACCACCATCGCACATCTGCTGGGGCACACTGAATCGCCCCGGGTTTCGTGGAGGCCTCAACTCTTGAGAAGATGA
- a CDS encoding decaprenyl-phosphate phosphoribosyltransferase has product MHDTVMARSPLAQMLGLIKLMRPKQWVKNGFVLAPLVFSGAFLDAGAVSHALLAVLLFCVASSATYIINDMHDIERDRRHPKKSKTRPLAAGTVSVPSALILLTGLYAVLVWGWFVAPKVVMVIAAYLVLNLAYTFVLKHQPVVDIFTIAIGFVLRVYAGAMALDVPVSSWMFITTLCLALYLAAVKRRQELSQSGTEGRKVLEKYSVSLVDRYAEMSATGALLFYSMFVMSAKPELVITVPLVLFGLFRYWFVVEALDGGESPTDALLADWQLLLTVVLWVAACGWALWPVQG; this is encoded by the coding sequence ATGCATGATACCGTAATGGCCCGCTCGCCTCTAGCTCAGATGCTGGGCTTAATCAAGCTGATGCGGCCAAAGCAGTGGGTCAAGAACGGCTTTGTTCTGGCGCCGCTGGTGTTTTCTGGGGCGTTTTTGGATGCTGGTGCGGTCAGTCATGCCCTTTTGGCAGTGCTGCTGTTCTGCGTCGCCTCGTCGGCGACCTACATCATCAACGACATGCACGACATCGAGCGCGACCGTCGCCACCCGAAGAAGTCCAAGACCCGTCCCCTAGCGGCCGGTACCGTTTCGGTGCCCTCTGCGCTGATCCTGCTCACGGGTCTCTATGCTGTGCTGGTATGGGGCTGGTTCGTTGCACCAAAGGTGGTGATGGTTATCGCGGCCTATCTGGTGCTGAACCTGGCCTACACCTTCGTGCTCAAGCACCAGCCGGTGGTCGACATCTTCACCATCGCCATTGGTTTTGTCCTGCGCGTCTACGCGGGCGCCATGGCACTGGACGTGCCCGTGTCCTCCTGGATGTTCATCACGACCCTGTGCCTGGCGCTGTACCTGGCTGCCGTCAAACGCCGCCAGGAGCTCAGTCAAAGCGGAACGGAGGGCCGCAAGGTGCTGGAGAAGTATTCCGTTTCGCTGGTGGATCGCTACGCTGAGATGTCGGCAACCGGGGCGCTGCTGTTCTACAGCATGTTCGTGATGTCCGCCAAGCCCGAGTTGGTCATCACGGTTCCGTTAGTCCTGTTTGGCCTGTTCCGCTACTGGTTCGTGGTGGAGGCCCTTGATGGCGGCGAGTCGCCAACTGATGCACTGCTGGCTGACTGGCAGCTGTTGCTTACCGTGGTGCTGTGGGTGGCTGCCTGCGGCTGGGCACTTTGGCCAGTGCAGGGGTGA
- a CDS encoding helix-turn-helix transcriptional regulator produces MTTTHFDQQQLAERWGLSPKTLERWRVIGTGPKYIRLPGKVIYRLSDIEAYENECLVSSTAEFRKHTKLSGQPLAAGRC; encoded by the coding sequence ATGACCACCACCCATTTCGATCAACAGCAACTGGCCGAGCGCTGGGGGCTGTCACCCAAGACGCTGGAGCGCTGGCGCGTCATCGGCACCGGACCAAAGTACATCCGGTTGCCTGGCAAGGTCATCTACCGTTTGTCCGACATCGAGGCCTACGAAAACGAGTGTCTGGTGTCATCGACTGCCGAGTTCCGAAAGCACACGAAGTTGTCCGGGCAGCCATTGGCCGCCGGGCGATGCTGA